Proteins from a genomic interval of Colletes latitarsis isolate SP2378_abdomen chromosome 3, iyColLati1, whole genome shotgun sequence:
- the Pgk gene encoding phosphoglycerate kinase isoform X1, with amino-acid sequence MALNKLSIDKVDLTDKRVLIRVDFNVPLKDGKITNNQRIVAALDTVKYALEKKAKSVVLMSHLGRPDGKPDMKYTLKPVAEELKSLLGKEILFLNDCVGPEVEAACANPASGTIILLENLRFHVEEEGKGVGPDGSKIKADKDKVSEFRNSLRKLGDVYVNDAFGTAHRAHSSMLGEGYETRASGFLLKKELEYFAKALDNPEKPFLAILGGAKVADKIQLINNLLDKVNEMIIGGGMAYTFLKMSKNMKIGNSLFDEEGSKIVNDLLSKAEKNKVQIHLPVDFVTADKFAENAAVGSADLENGIPDGWMGLDVGPKSRELFSEPIKRAKVIVWNGPAGVFEFENFSKGTKSLMDNVVEATSRGAITIIGGGDTATCAAKWKTEDKVSHVSTGGGASLELLEGKVLPGVAALSSL; translated from the exons ATGGCGTTGAACAAGCTCAGCATCGATAAAGTGGATCTTACGGATAAACGTGTTCTCATACG GGTGGATTTCAATGTGCCATTGAAAGATggtaaaataacaaataatcaGAGAATCGTTGCTGCGTTAGATACGGTCAAATATGCTCTTGAAAAAAAAGCAAAGTCGGTTGTTTTAATGTCTCATCTGGGACGTCCTGATGGGAAACCGGACATGAAATATACCTTAAAGCCAGTCGCGGAAGAATTAAAATCTTTACTaggaaaagaaattttattcttaAACGATTGCGTTGGACCCGAGGTTGAAGCAGCTTGTGCGAATCCTGCATCTGGAACTATTATTTTGCTTGAAAATTTAAGGTTTCACGTGGAAGAAGAAGGCAAGGGAGTCGGACCAGATGGGAGTAAA ATAAAAGCAGATAAAGATAAAGTTTCAGAATTTAGAAATTCATTAAGGAAATTAGGGGACGTATATGTTAACGATGCCTTTGGTACTGCCCATCGTGCTCACAGCTCTATGCTCGGAGAAGGATACGAAACAAGAGCAAGTGGTTTCCTTTTGAAAAAGGAATTGGAGTATTTTGCTAAAGCATTGGATAATCCGGAAAAACCATTTTTGGCAATACTAGGAGGTGCAAAGGTCGCGGATAAAATACAACTAATTAATAATTTGCTGGATAAAGTTAACGAAATGATCATAGGTGGTGGAATGGCATatacttttttaaaaatgtCGAAAAATATGAAG ATCGGTAATTCGTTATTTGACGAAGAGGGCTCAAAAATCGTTAATGATTTATTATCGAAAGCTGAAAAGAATAAGGTTCAAATTcacctacctgtcgattttGTTACTGCGGATAAATTTGCGGAAAATGCAGCTGTCGGTTCGGCTGACTTAGAAAACGGCATTCCCGACGGTTGGATGGGCTTAGACGTTGGACCAAAATCGAGAGAATTATTTAGCG AACCAATCAAGAGAGCAAAAGTCATTGTATGGAATGGTCCAGCAGGCGTGTTTGAATTTGAGAACTTTAGTAAAGGTACAAAAAGCCTTATGGATAATGTTGTAGAGGCAACCTCACGAGGTGCTATTACCATAATTGGAGGCGGTGATACAGCTACGTGCGCTGCTAAATGGAAAACTGAGGATAAAGTAAGCCATGTAAGCACTGGCGGCGGTGCGAGCTTAGAACTTCTCGAAGGAAAAGTTTTACCGGGAGTCGCGGCACTTTCTTCGCTGTAA
- the Pgk gene encoding phosphoglycerate kinase isoform X2 → MSHLGRPDGKPDMKYTLKPVAEELKSLLGKEILFLNDCVGPEVEAACANPASGTIILLENLRFHVEEEGKGVGPDGSKIKADKDKVSEFRNSLRKLGDVYVNDAFGTAHRAHSSMLGEGYETRASGFLLKKELEYFAKALDNPEKPFLAILGGAKVADKIQLINNLLDKVNEMIIGGGMAYTFLKMSKNMKIGNSLFDEEGSKIVNDLLSKAEKNKVQIHLPVDFVTADKFAENAAVGSADLENGIPDGWMGLDVGPKSRELFSEPIKRAKVIVWNGPAGVFEFENFSKGTKSLMDNVVEATSRGAITIIGGGDTATCAAKWKTEDKVSHVSTGGGASLELLEGKVLPGVAALSSL, encoded by the exons ATGTCTCATCTGGGACGTCCTGATGGGAAACCGGACATGAAATATACCTTAAAGCCAGTCGCGGAAGAATTAAAATCTTTACTaggaaaagaaattttattcttaAACGATTGCGTTGGACCCGAGGTTGAAGCAGCTTGTGCGAATCCTGCATCTGGAACTATTATTTTGCTTGAAAATTTAAGGTTTCACGTGGAAGAAGAAGGCAAGGGAGTCGGACCAGATGGGAGTAAA ATAAAAGCAGATAAAGATAAAGTTTCAGAATTTAGAAATTCATTAAGGAAATTAGGGGACGTATATGTTAACGATGCCTTTGGTACTGCCCATCGTGCTCACAGCTCTATGCTCGGAGAAGGATACGAAACAAGAGCAAGTGGTTTCCTTTTGAAAAAGGAATTGGAGTATTTTGCTAAAGCATTGGATAATCCGGAAAAACCATTTTTGGCAATACTAGGAGGTGCAAAGGTCGCGGATAAAATACAACTAATTAATAATTTGCTGGATAAAGTTAACGAAATGATCATAGGTGGTGGAATGGCATatacttttttaaaaatgtCGAAAAATATGAAG ATCGGTAATTCGTTATTTGACGAAGAGGGCTCAAAAATCGTTAATGATTTATTATCGAAAGCTGAAAAGAATAAGGTTCAAATTcacctacctgtcgattttGTTACTGCGGATAAATTTGCGGAAAATGCAGCTGTCGGTTCGGCTGACTTAGAAAACGGCATTCCCGACGGTTGGATGGGCTTAGACGTTGGACCAAAATCGAGAGAATTATTTAGCG AACCAATCAAGAGAGCAAAAGTCATTGTATGGAATGGTCCAGCAGGCGTGTTTGAATTTGAGAACTTTAGTAAAGGTACAAAAAGCCTTATGGATAATGTTGTAGAGGCAACCTCACGAGGTGCTATTACCATAATTGGAGGCGGTGATACAGCTACGTGCGCTGCTAAATGGAAAACTGAGGATAAAGTAAGCCATGTAAGCACTGGCGGCGGTGCGAGCTTAGAACTTCTCGAAGGAAAAGTTTTACCGGGAGTCGCGGCACTTTCTTCGCTGTAA
- the Pex19 gene encoding peroxisomal biogenesis factor 19: MADEKLSNQVEDQELNDLLDSALKDFIKEQQVNKDDTSKVDTLESTTENNSVEPAEDDWTTNFMKDTAEQFEEHLQNLIKNGNESEFGEFFENSCRRVAQTIASAMTDEKNIDKDSVSTDFQSAITRALNDLSATSENLQSEADLSEMLGQASLEDGPGDILSFMQGMMQHLLSKEILYPSLKAFTDKYREWFEEKKTTISSSDLERFKKQFELMQQICSELEKEKDQDTEETKKKRFEMVMSLVQELLGYGRLPKELEGEPSQPDTEGDFIIPALFPGMGPSQQNCRLM; this comes from the exons ATGGCCGACGAAAAACTTTCGAATCAAGTAGAAGATCAAGAATTAAATGATTTATTGGATA gTGCTTTAAAAGATTTTATCAAAGAACAACAAGTAAATAAGGATGATACTAGCAAAGTAGATACTTTAGAGTctacaacggaaaataattccgTTGAACCTGCAGAGGATGATTGGACTACAAATTTCATGAAAGATACGGCAGAGCAATTTGAGGAGCATCTacagaatttaattaaaaatg gaaatgaaagtgaatttggagaattttttgaaaattcttgTCGAAGAGTGGCACAAACAATTGCAAGCGCAATGACAGATGAAAAGAACATCGATAAGGATAGTGTGAGTACAGATTTTCAATCTGCCATTACACGAGCATTGAACGATCTGTCGGCAACGTCTGAAAATTTACAG agCGAAGCTGATTTATCTGAAATGCTTGGACAAGCATCTTTGGAGGATGGTCCTGGTGATATTTTGTCATTTATGCAAGGGATGATGCAACATTTGTTatcaaaagaaattttgtatccGTCGTTGAAGGCATTCACAGATAAGTATAGGGAATGGTTCGAAGAAAAGAAAACAACTATATCGTCCAGTGATCTAGAAAGGTTTAAGAAACAGTTTGAATTGATGCAACAG ATATGCTCCGAACTCGAAAAAGAGAAAGACCAAGATACGgaagaaacaaagaaaaaaCGTTTCGAAATGGTGATGTCGCTTGTGCAAGAGTTGTTAGGGTATGGACGATTACCAAAAGAACTTGAGGGAGAGCCTTCTCAACCTGATACTGAAGGCGACTTTATTATTCCCGCGTTATTTCCTGGTATGGGGCCATCACAACAAAATTGTCGTTTGATGTAA